One stretch of Enoplosus armatus isolate fEnoArm2 chromosome 1, fEnoArm2.hap1, whole genome shotgun sequence DNA includes these proteins:
- the ccnd1 gene encoding G1/S-specific cyclin-D1 isoform X2, with translation MEDQLLCCEVDSIRRAHQDVNLLNDRVLHTMLKAEENYLPSPNYFKCVQKEIVPKMRKIVCEEQKCEEEVFPLAMNYLDRFLSVEATRKTRLQLLGATCMFLASKMKETVPLTAEKLCIYTDNSVQPGELLQMELLVLNKLKWDLASVTPHDFIEHFLSKLKIYPSTKQILRKHAQTFVALCATDVNFIASPPSMVAAGSVVAAVQGLYLKSQDASLSSQNLTNFLSQVIRSDPDCLRACQEQIESLLESSLRQAQQHGSTTETKRVDEDVDLSCTPTDVRDINI, from the exons ATGGAGGACCAGCTGCTGTGCTGCGAGGTGGACTCCATCAGGAGAGCCCACCAGGACGTCAACCTGCTCAACGACCGGGTTCTACACACCATGCTGAAGGCAGAGGAAAACTACCTGCCGTCGCCGAACTACTTCAAGTGTGTTCAgaaagaaatagtccccaaaaTGAGGAAAATA GTCTGCGAGGAACAGAAATGCGAGGAGGAGGTTTTCCCGCTGGCTATGAACTATTTGGACAGATTTTTATCAGTCGAGGCCACCAGGAAAACAAGACTACAGCTGCTGGGAGCTACGTGCATGTTTCTAGCGTCCAAGATGAAGGAGACTGTGCCCTTAACGGCGGAGAAACTCTGCATCTACACGGACAACTCGGTCCAGCCCGGGGAGCTGCTG CAAATGGAGCTGCTGGTTCTCAACAAACTGAAGTGGGACCTTGCCTCAGTCACGCCGCACGACTTCATCGAGCACTTCCTGTCCAAGCTGAAGATCTACCCGTCCACCAAGCAGATCCTCAGGAAACACGCCCAGACCTTCGTGGCTCTCTGTGCTACAG ATGTCAACTTCATTGCCAGTCCTCCGTCCATGGTGGCGGCGGGCAGCGTGGTGGCAGCGGTTCAAGGTCTCTACCTGAAGAGCCAAGACGCCTCCTTGTCCTCCCAGAACCTCACCAACTTCCTGTCGCAGGTCATTCGCAGCGACCCG GACTGCTTGCGGGCATGTCAGGAGCAGATAGAGTCTCTGCTGGAGTCCAGCCTGCGGCAGGCTCAGCAGCACGGCAGCACGACAGAAACCAAACGCGTGGACGAGGACGTGGACCTCTCCTGCACCCCGACAGACGTCCGAGACATCAACATATGA
- the ccnd1 gene encoding G1/S-specific cyclin-D1 isoform X1 — translation MEDQLLCCEVDSIRRAHQDVNLLNDRVLHTMLKAEENYLPSPNYFKCVQKEIVPKMRKIVATWMLEVCEEQKCEEEVFPLAMNYLDRFLSVEATRKTRLQLLGATCMFLASKMKETVPLTAEKLCIYTDNSVQPGELLQMELLVLNKLKWDLASVTPHDFIEHFLSKLKIYPSTKQILRKHAQTFVALCATDVNFIASPPSMVAAGSVVAAVQGLYLKSQDASLSSQNLTNFLSQVIRSDPDCLRACQEQIESLLESSLRQAQQHGSTTETKRVDEDVDLSCTPTDVRDINI, via the exons ATGGAGGACCAGCTGCTGTGCTGCGAGGTGGACTCCATCAGGAGAGCCCACCAGGACGTCAACCTGCTCAACGACCGGGTTCTACACACCATGCTGAAGGCAGAGGAAAACTACCTGCCGTCGCCGAACTACTTCAAGTGTGTTCAgaaagaaatagtccccaaaaTGAGGAAAATAGTTGCCACCTGGATGCTAGAG GTCTGCGAGGAACAGAAATGCGAGGAGGAGGTTTTCCCGCTGGCTATGAACTATTTGGACAGATTTTTATCAGTCGAGGCCACCAGGAAAACAAGACTACAGCTGCTGGGAGCTACGTGCATGTTTCTAGCGTCCAAGATGAAGGAGACTGTGCCCTTAACGGCGGAGAAACTCTGCATCTACACGGACAACTCGGTCCAGCCCGGGGAGCTGCTG CAAATGGAGCTGCTGGTTCTCAACAAACTGAAGTGGGACCTTGCCTCAGTCACGCCGCACGACTTCATCGAGCACTTCCTGTCCAAGCTGAAGATCTACCCGTCCACCAAGCAGATCCTCAGGAAACACGCCCAGACCTTCGTGGCTCTCTGTGCTACAG ATGTCAACTTCATTGCCAGTCCTCCGTCCATGGTGGCGGCGGGCAGCGTGGTGGCAGCGGTTCAAGGTCTCTACCTGAAGAGCCAAGACGCCTCCTTGTCCTCCCAGAACCTCACCAACTTCCTGTCGCAGGTCATTCGCAGCGACCCG GACTGCTTGCGGGCATGTCAGGAGCAGATAGAGTCTCTGCTGGAGTCCAGCCTGCGGCAGGCTCAGCAGCACGGCAGCACGACAGAAACCAAACGCGTGGACGAGGACGTGGACCTCTCCTGCACCCCGACAGACGTCCGAGACATCAACATATGA